In one Phyllostomus discolor isolate MPI-MPIP mPhyDis1 chromosome 8, mPhyDis1.pri.v3, whole genome shotgun sequence genomic region, the following are encoded:
- the DOHH gene encoding deoxyhypusine hydroxylase: MVTEQEVDAIGQTLVDPQQPLQARFRALFTLRGLGGPGAIAWISRAFSDDSALLKHELAYCLGQMQDRRAVPVLVDVLRDTRQEPMVRHEAGEALGAIGDPEVLEILKQYSTDPVIEVAETCQLAVCRLEWLQQHGGEPAAAGPYLSVDPAPPAKERDVGRLREALLDEARPLFDRYRAMFALRDAGGEEAALALAEGLSCGSALFRHEIGYVLGQLQHEAAVPQLAAALAQRTESPMVRHECAEALGAIARPTCLDALRAHVADPERVVRESCEVALDMYEYEMGPAFQYADGLEQLRSHTS, from the exons ATGGTGACAGAGCAGGAGGTGGACGCCATCGGGCAGACACTGGTGGACCCGCAGCAGCCCCTGCAGGCCCGCTTCCGGGCACTCTTCACACTTAGAGGGCTCGGCGGCCCGGGTGCCATTGCCTGGATCAGCCGGGCCTTCAGCGATGACTCTGCCCTGCTCAAGCACGAGCTGGCCTACTGCCTGGGCCAGATGCAGGACCGCCGGGCTGTCCCTGTGCTGGTGGATGTGCTGCGTGACACCCGCCAGGAGCCCATGGTGCGCCACGAGGCAG GGGAGGCCTTGGGGGCCATTGGTGACCCAGAAGTTCTGGAGATCCTGAAGCAGTACTCCACCGACCCCGTCATCGAG GTGGCTGAGACGTGCCAGCTGGCGGTCTGCCGGCTGGAGTGGCTGCAGCAGCACGGTGGGGAGCCAGCGGCAGCAGGGCCCTACCTCTCCGTGGACCCTGCCCCACCGGCCAAGGAACGTGACGTGGGTCGGCTGCGGGAAGCACTGCTGGACGAGGCCCGGCCGCTCTTTGACCGATACCGAGCCATGTTCGCCCTGCGAGATGCCGGTGGCGAGGAGGCCGCCCTGGCACTGGCCGAGG GCCTGAGCTGTGGCAGTGCCCTCTTTCGTCACGAGATTGGCTATGTTCTGGGCCAGCTGCAGCATGAGGCGGCCGTGCCCCAGCTGGCGGCAGCcctggctcagcggactgagagCCCCATGGTGCGACATGAGTGTGCTGAGGCCTTGGGAGCCATCGCCCGGCCCACCTGCCTGGATGCCCTGCGGGCCCACGTGGCTGACCCTGAGCGCGTGGTGCGGGAGAGCTGCGAGGTGGCCCTGGACATGTATGAGTACGAGATGGGGCCAGCCTTCCAGTACGCTGACGGACTGGAGCAGCTGCGCTCGCATACCTCCTAG